GTGTAAGGTCCTGCATCGGTTAGGGAgaggaacgaagcatgccttataagaacgaagcatgccttataagagTGTGGATACTCTTCTAAACATAATGTGTGCATTTTGATGAGTGAGTGTGTGGATACCTCTTCTAAACATGATGTGTGCATTTTGATGAGTGAGTGTGGAGGGCTTTGTGCGGCCTTTTCCTTTTGTGGTCCGGGCTGTTACTGTGCCAAAGTGGACAATATCGTGCTGGTAGGTGGTCTGGACTGTTACAATTAGTGAATTGAATATCTTTCATGATGCTACTACTCTCTTGCTTCAATATATGCATTCCAAACTCCATTTCGCCGCCATATTGAAATTCAAATGAAACATTCGCATGATTCCATTTATTTTCAAAGCATATTCCATCCAAATGATACGTTTTATTTGTCACGGACAGATCAAAAATAAATAGGTCCTGCATTTGGGTTCTCCCACCTCCACGGGAAACTTGCTTGCCATTGATGCTCACCATGGTTGTTATACGAGTTATATAAGTTCCACCATTGCGCCTATTCCGCTGTAGAATTGCAAAGCAAAGTGCATTCGAAGGGAACTCGCCACGAAACCAGAATGAAATAGAATCTCCCTTTCCCTGCTCTTCAAACCATGCTGGAATCGTTGTTCCTGGCAATGCGAACTCGGTTCTTCCATTCTCGTGCAGTTCCTGTGAGTCAATAATATTTCGTAGGTATTattaatctaataatttaaaaaaaataaaaataaaaataaaaagaaacctGATTGAGTAACACGCTTTTGACCTCCTCCTCAGTCAAGTTGCTGCAGCCTACTGCCGAGAATTGTTTCAAATTTGGTGGAATTCCTGCAATCTTAACTAGCTTCGTgcaaaaatcaactttgagGGAGCTTAGAAAGCGAAAATCTTGGATGCATTCGGGAAGGATTGTGAACCTGTTGCGACTCAGGTCTAATGTTTTCACATTGCGAAACCATGCAAGTGCCAGTGGAAAAAAGTTATCTGACAGCATATAGTTATTGACAGTAAGATTACTCACATTTGAAGAGCTGAGTGTTCCTTCAACCCCCTCTTCCAACTTGTTGCGTGATGCCCAAGTCTCATGGTTGTTTATGTTtacattaatatataataatgtaaacagttttggcatatcCAGAATCACACTTGGTATCCTATGAAAGGTATTGGCAATCAGAATCAAATGGGACAACTCACAAAGGTTTTGAAATGACGATGGCAAATGTTTTATGTTAGTGCCACACAAACGAAGCATTTCTACCTTTTCCATCTTTCCTAGTATTTCTGGGAATTTCTCAAGTCTATTGCAACCAGACAACATAAGTATTTCAAGTGAGGGCAAATTGATAGATGGAAAAGTCCTAAGACTCTGGCAATCTTCAGCTTTCAAGACTTTAAGATTATTGAGGATACCAACTGAATTGTGAACTCTAATCAAATTCTTACAACCACTGAATGATAATTTTTGTAAAGTTAGAAGACCGGACACATCAGGTATCTCTTTCAAATATTCACTGttgtcaaaattcaaaacattcAAGGAGGCCAagttctgaaaaaaaaaaaaaaaaaaaaaaaaagtcgaACAAATAACCATGTGAATTTACTAAACATACAAAATCGAAAAAATGAATTTAGTATACTTGCCTTGAATAAGCTATCCAACTTGTATGACTTCTTAAAGAGATAATAGGGTAACTTGAGTATAGAGAGCTTCTTTGGATGACCACTAGAGTGCTTAGGCAAATTGCATGACTTAAAAAGATAGTCGGGTAACTTGAGCATGCAGAGGTGCTTTGGTTGAAAATCATCTGGAAAACCCTTCAATGGAGACCTCCTCCAATCCAATACTCTTAAATTGTTTGGAAGATATTTGGGACCTTTGGAAAAAGAACCATTTTTTATGATAAGTGTCTTCAGATTTACCATATCCTTAAACGCTAGTCCATCCCATTCCACTTgtacaactttatttttcttctttttcgatgGATCACCATTTTCCTCCATTTTTGAGGAAGGAAATTCCAGATATATAATCTCAACGGTGCTAGTCCCCTTTcaatacaatattaaaatcatgaactaattaaaatacatatatatacattagACAAATTTATGAAGAGTACAGAGAAAAATAATGAACTAGTATTGCATAAAATATATTGAAGTATGAGAAATGATTAACATGTGACCAGGGACGGATTTACATGGGAGGGTGTGGGGACAAGTGCCCCCATTGAAATTTTATAAAGTTCtatgtattatatatagaataaaaatttatttgtcccactcaataaataaatttaaccccacttcaattttttttaatttatttctgttttcataataaattattaaatttaagcCCActtcataaatatttatttttatctttttatattttgtaatcCATTcacttattttgtattttattttgtagttatgttattgtatatattttttattacatggTTAAtagttattgaataataagattcatcagtaatttaaattttaaaatataataatattaattagtaaCAAATAAAAGTTGAAATGAGAAATAAGATCTAAACACACGGAtatccatttttttttcaagttagCTCTAGTTTTGTTGGTGATAATGATATCAACTAGAAAAAATTTcagttataaatattataaagagTCGATTTCGTAATCTTATGAGAgattatttttaaatgattatttggtgacatatataaaaaatagatatttaattgTATTGATAATGAAagaattattcaattttttttaaaatataaaacttagaagaataaaattctaagttatatgttattatttaaattactatacaagtattttaatttattagttaaataaCTAGAagactaattatattttataataataaaatataattataaaattattatcatattatatatactatgcccccactaataaaattattatcatacAATATAGTTTGTGAGCATATAATATCATAAGGTGATAAAGCAAATTTAAAGACATAAAACTAAAATCATTGAAATAAAAACTTACTTGtttttcttgtaaaacttgaacTATATCTTCATGAGACCATAACCTGCTACGGTTTCCTGGCATATTTGGTGATTCTTGTCGAACAATTTCTTTGCCCATATCCTCTATCAAATCATGAAATGTCACTTGATCCCCAAACTTAATCTTTATGAGTGATTTATCAACCAACCGATCAATATGATAGGTCATGTGATCTCCATAATGAGCATGAAGTATATCACTAATTTCTTTCAAGTTGTGTCCTTTAAAGCAACAAGTGAtatcaagaaaaatattctTCTCATATTCCTCCAAAGCATCATAACTTATTTTAAGTATTTGTTGGATCTCCCTGTTAGGAATTTTTTCATACTGATGTAATGCAGATTCCCAATGTTCTACTTCTTTTCCAAACAAATTGGAACCTATTATTTCCAAAGCCAACGGATGTCCAGAGGCATAAGTTATTGCACAATTTAAAACATTCGCATAATAACTTGAGTTGACTTCATCATTTTTGAAAGCTTTTTTAACAAGCAATTCAAGAGAATGTTCCTTACTCAAAGCAGCTACCTCAAATGTCTTTTCAACATTATGGAGTTTTAGCAAATGTGTATCTCGTGTTGTAATAATCACCCTGCTACCACCACCAAACCAATCCGGTTTTCCAGCAATAGATTCTAACTGCTTTTTATCATCAACATCATCTAGAATCAAAAGAACTTTCTTTCGACAAAGTCTTTGTTGTATTTGTAAGGTTCCTTCTTTAACACCTTGTATCTGGACTCCCTCCTTCCCTAGTATCTTACAAAGAAGGTTATTTTGAAGATGTACCAACCCATATTTACTTGAATTTTCCCTCACATTTTCAAGAAAGCACACACTTTCAAAGTTGTCAGCTATCAAGTTATAGACAGCAATTGCAAGTGTCGTTTTTCCTATGCCACCAATTCCATGTATCCCTACCATGTGAACTCGATCACTAGAATCCATTTCCAGAAGTGAAATTATATTTGACACTCGAGACTTTAGTCCAACAGGGTAATCAGCAACGGGCAAAGGTACACGATTAATCTTTCTTGAAATTTCTTCCACGATATTTGCAATAAACTTGTGTTCATATCCATCCCTGCCAAATACACACAGATTCTTATTACAATGCaaaattgtaatattttttataaatgaaaaaCAATTACAGACCAGAAAGAAGTATATGAAGTGAAGTTACCCGTGTTTGAAATGATATCCTGACAAATTAGCAACTTGATGCAGAGCCTGCTTCCATTTGTCCACCTTGTTGCTCATGTCATATTTGTATCTCTTCTCATGCTTAGCTATTGCCTCTCCAAAACTATTTCTTTGATGGCGCACATCAGAAGGATCAACCTCATAGAAAACCGGTAAAACCAGGCGATCATTTCCCTTGATGCAGTGAAGGATGTGGACAAGCTCGTCTaagcaaaaagaagaagaagcatagTTAGCAGAGAGGACAATGATGGCAATCCTGGACTCTTCAATTGTGGTGAGAAGTGAGGGTGTGATTTCGTGTCCTCTTTGAAGCTCCTCATCATCAATGAAGGTGTGGACTCCTTTATCAAAAAGAGCTTTGTAGAGGTTGCCAGTGAAACCATAGCGAGTATCTTCGCCTCTGAAACTAATAAACACATCATACTCCCATGCATAGccgaaggaagaagaagaagaagaatgggtggaaaaggaggagaaggaagatTGCAGAGGCATGATAAGAAAGAAGGATAGAAAGTTGTATGAATGTTGGGAGTGTTGAGTctcagaaaattaaaagaaagtaataaaaatataaaggaaGAGTGAGAATGGATGCAATGCTGAATAATTAAGTTTCTCAAAGTCAGTCAACGTAGAAATAAAACAGAAACTGCCTTATCATTTCATATGCTCCGTGTGGGGTCTATTGTTCTGTAAGATTTTTCACTTAGGAATTTGGTATTCAAAGGGTGTTTCACTTTGATTACTTTTAATTAAGACAAAACTTGATTATGTGGGGTCCATTAAAAGCTAAGTCTGTGCAGCCTCCCCCTTAATCATAGCTTCTCCATCACGCCTTATTTTTATCTCATCCATTCCTGCGAGATAAAATCGAACAGAATCAGAAATTCACAAGTTTTCAACATGTTTCAAATCAAACATTCCTAAACTTGTTCTTAACAAACAGAATCTATCTTCACAGagaggttttgtaaaaatatcagcaagttgttcttcagattttacaaattgaatatcaatagtacccttttgcacatattctctaataaaatgatatttaatttcaatgtgctttgttcttgagtgcagaacaggattcttagaaatatttattgcactcatgttatcacaaaataagggtatactattgatttttaatttgtaatcttccaattgagtttttaaccaaattaattgtgaacaacaagcagatgcggatatatattcagcttcacccgtggatagagccactgtggcttgtttcttgcttgaccacatgttgagtgagcttccaaggaagcaacacatgcccgaggtgcttcttctatccactcgatctcccgcataatctgcatcacaaaaccctactgcacaaaaatcatcaNNNNNNNNNNNNNNNNNNNNNNNNNNNNNNNNNNNNNNNNNNNNNNNNNNNNNNNNNNNNNNNNNNNNNNNNNNNNNNNNNNNNNNNNNNNNNNNNNNNNNNNNNNNNNNNNNNNNNNNNNNNNNNccactaggagtttgtttaatttggaggccaagaaagaaggttagctctcccattaaactcatttcaaactcactagtcatgagttttccaaactcttcacacaaggactcattggccgatccaaacacaatatcatccacataaacttgaacaagaagGATGTCATCATTAGAAACTTTAATGAACAAAGTAGTGTCGGTGGTTCctctttgaaaatgattttccaataggaaggcactaagcctttcataccaagctctaggagcttgtctaaggccataaagagcctttgatagtttaaaaacatgattagaaaaatctttatgttcaaaaccggggggttgagccacatacacttctctatcaataaagccattaaggaaagcacatttaacatccatttgaaacattttgaaacccttatgggcagcataggcaagaaacaacctaattgcttccaatctagctaccggagcaaaagactcatcaaaatcaattccctcttcttgatcgtaaccttgggccactaatctagccttgttacgaacaacttgtccatcctcaccaagcTTATTTTTAAATACCCATTTAGTACCCGTTActttcttaccatccggatgaggtactaatgtccaaacctcattcttgtcaaattgagcaagctcctcttgcatggcCTTAATCCAAGATGGATCTTCAAGGGCTTGCTTGACATTGTTtggctccatttgtgacaagagagcaAAGTTGCTAGGTTCGGTTGGCCTTTTGGTGGAGGATCTTGTGATTATACCTTGAGaaggatcaccaatgatgaagtcatgaggataacccttCATGGATTTCCATTCTCTAGGTTTTCGGATAGGTGTTGGGCTTTGATGATCTTCTGGTGGTCTCACTGTTTCATTTGCTCGTGTctgctcaggagacaaaatggaaattTCTCCCTCgatctgacgagacaaaactgggctgacagattcttcattttgcacagatttgggattttctttatttgttccaCCTTCTTCACCATCTGATTCATTATCCTTTACAGTACTGGGAATcaagttagaatcacaaaaggtaacatgtatggattcctctatggtcctatgttctttgagataaactctatatgccttgcttgtggtggaatatccaacaaacattccttcataggattttggatcaaattttccaagattttctttattgttaagtacaaagcatttgcatccaaagacataaaagtacttaagatttggaggggttcctttctatagctcataaggggttttctttaacccttttctaatgattgttctattcaaaatataacatgctgtgttcacagcttcagcccataaaaatttaggaatttcattctcacatagcatagccctagtcatttcttgaaggcttcgattccttctttcaaccaccccattttgttggggggttctagggcatgaaaaattatgagaaatccctaagtcatcacaaaatttttcaaaatcttgattttcaaattctcttccatgatcacttctcaaatgggcaattttcaaatccttttcattttgaattttcttgcaaagggtGGAAAAAGCATAAAATgcatcattcttatgagcaaggaaaagtacccaaccaaatctagaatAATCATCCACCACCACAagaccatagtgtttacctcctaaactttgagttctagtaggaccaaaaagatcaatatgtaacatctccaatggccttttggttgagattccatcttttgatttaaaagaggattttacttgCTTGCCCAATTGACAttcatcacaagtaagatccttatcaaacttgatgtttggaattcctctaaccaaattctttttaactagcttagaaatttgatACATGCTAGCATGccccaactttctatgccaaagccatttttcagattcaaaagaagtaaaacatgttatattttgttcctttaaatcctcaagagttaatccatacacgTTGTTGCATCTCTTGGcttcaaataaaatatccccagttttctcacaaacaaccaaacaaacaaacttcttaaaaataacatcaaaacctaaatcacacaattgactCACACTAAGCAAATTATGTTTCAAGCCATGTACAAGAaggacatcatttatacaagatgaaaaatttttacccactttcccaacagccactatttttccttttgcatcatcACCAAATGTGACaaatcctccatcatattcatccaGCTTTATGAAGATGGTTGTCTTCCCGGTCATGTGCCTAGAgcatccactatccatgtaccacatattttctttcttcttggatgctaggcatacctGCAAAATAAActtaagtgaccttaggtatccaaattttcttggatccttttacgTTAAACCACCTCTTATGTCTCAGatcattataataaaaaacaaccTTGTAAACTTTATCACCTATCATTCTTTCtccaaagaaacattgaactgGAAAATGACCACTTCGGTTGCACATtctacaaaatcttggagttgcAGCTTTGTTAAAGTGAGTTGGATCTTGATATGTTACATCATTTGAAGATGAGgcaatattttcaaaaagtgatttttcagatttataaaatcccaacccagctttatcataaagaggtttttgaCTGGCTAAGATTTGGTtcaaattttcagaactttgggtGAACTTGGCTAAGTCTTCTTTAAGTCTGTTAACCTCTTtaagcaactcttcattttgctTAAAACAATTCACATATGCAAGGACAGAATGGTCACTTTCACAGCTTCTAACTTGGGCTTTTAACTGCTTATTCTCTTCCACAAGATCATAAGCAGTTTCGGcctctcttagtttttctttgagaaagtcattttcagctttaagaatgaaattttgttgttcaagatcttgattctcagttagaaaacatcttattttttcagaaaggtgaTCTATCATGAGATGAAGGTCTTCGGTGTTAGAGTTTTGAAATGATACCTGATCTATCTCATCTGCCATGAGACAGTGCTGTGATTTAATCTCagactcttcatcatcatcatctgagtcattctccaaatcttcccatgtggccatcagtcccttcttctttactcttttcggcttttcttcttttttcaatttGGGACAATCAGATCTGAAATGAcccatttccttgcaattgtaacaagttactttgctaaggtctttcttcatcttccttgagctgctgcctttgcctttgagcttcaccattttcctgaatttttttgcaaacaacacaaactcattttcagaagagttatcactggactctcagaaataattaaagcttttgtttcccactctttagtgagacatctcaaTACTCTTTtcacaagcacagaatcagaATGTGTTATTCCCATAACATCCAAGCCAACAATGATGATATTGAACCGTTcaaacagttcatcaatggactctccttccttcattgcaaacatCTCATATTCCCTGTTTAACATGTCAGTCCGAGTCTTCTTTACAAGAGTGGTTCCCTCATGAGTGATTTGCAACTTatccc
The Arachis duranensis cultivar V14167 chromosome 5, aradu.V14167.gnm2.J7QH, whole genome shotgun sequence genome window above contains:
- the LOC107489963 gene encoding disease resistance protein RPV1-like → MPLQSSFSSFSTHSSSSSSFGYAWEYDVFISFRGEDTRYGFTGNLYKALFDKGVHTFIDDEELQRGHEITPSLLTTIEESRIAIIVLSANYASSSFCLDELVHILHCIKGNDRLVLPVFYEVDPSDVRHQRNSFGEAIAKHEKRYKYDMSNKVDKWKQALHQVANLSGYHFKHGDGYEHKFIANIVEEISRKINRVPLPVADYPVGLKSRVSNIISLLEMDSSDRVHMVGIHGIGGIGKTTLAIAVYNLIADNFESVCFLENVRENSSKYGLVHLQNNLLCKILGKEGVQIQGVKEGTLQIQQRLCRKKVLLILDDVDDKKQLESIAGKPDWFGGGSRVIITTRDTHLLKLHNVEKTFEVAALSKEHSLELLVKKAFKNDEVNSSYYANVLNCAITYASGHPLALEIIGSNLFGKEVEHWESALHQYEKIPNREIQQILKISYDALEEYEKNIFLDITCCFKGHNLKEISDILHAHYGDHMTYHIDRLVDKSLIKIKFGDQVTFHDLIEDMGKEIVRQESPNMPGNRSRLWSHEDIVQVLQEKQGTSTVEIIYLEFPSSKMEENGDPSKKKKNKVVQVEWDGLAFKDMVNLKTLIIKNGSFSKGPKYLPNNLRVLDWRRSPLKGFPDDFQPKHLCMLKLPDYLFKSCNLPKHSSGHPKKLSILKLPYYLFKKSYKLDSLFKNLASLNVLNFDNSEYLKEIPDVSGLLTLQKLSFSGCKNLIRVHNSVGILNNLKVLKAEDCQSLRTFPSINLPSLEILMLSGCNRLEKFPEILGKMEKVEMLRLCGTNIKHLPSSFQNLCELSHLILIANTFHRIPSVILDMPKLFTLLYINVNINNHETWASRNKLEEGVEGTLSSSNVSNLTVNNYMLSDNFFPLALAWFRNVKTLDLSRNRFTILPECIQDFRFLSSLKVDFCTKLVKIAGIPPNLKQFSAVGCSNLTEEEVKSVLLNQELHENGRTEFALPGTTIPAWFEEQGKGDSISFWFRGEFPSNALCFAILQRNRRNGGTYITRITTMVSINGKQVSRGGGRTQMQDLFIFDLSVTNKTYHLDGICFENKWNHANVSFEFQYGGEMEFGMHILKQESSSIMKDIQFTNCNSPDHLPARYCPLWHSNSPDHKRKRPHKALHTHSSKCTHHV